Part of the Picrophilus oshimae DSM 9789 genome, CTTCGAGGTGACAAGGCCATCAGCCAATCTTATTTATAAAAAGGATTTGTTTTTTAGAATAAATGGTTTTGATGAGAATTTTATAACGGCAGAGGATATAGATCTTAACATAAGGGCCATTGATGCCGGTGCAAGATATACATTATGCCAGGACTGCATTGTTTATAATCTGTCCAGGGATGATATAAAAGGATTCATAAAACAGGCCTTCTGGAACGGCTATGGCAGGCTTCAGTTAAAAAGAAAACATAAAAACATGAAGTTTGGATATAAAGGCGAGATAAAAAATATTTTTAGACCATACTATTTTATAAGGAATTTTTTTGGCGCCATCGGGTACATCTATGCAATTATGAAAAATTAACTTTTGGAAAAATTTTAATTCATTCTTGTGTTATTAGTTTATGAATTACTGGGAGTCTAAGATAGATGAGATAGAAAGATCACTAAAAACAGGTGATAAATATAAAAAATGGAGGGGTGATGTCCTCGATCCATGGAATAAAAAAACAAATTATAATGAAAGGGAATACTATAACTCATCAAGAATAAAGATTAAGGAGCTTTACGATAGGGATGACCTTCCATCGAACATTGACGATATTCTTGGCTATCCCGGGGTTTATCCATACACCCGGGGTATCTATCCAAACATGTACCGTGGAAAGCTCTGGACGATGAGGATGTTCTCGGGCTTTGGAACTCCTGAGGAGACGAACAGAAGATTGAAATATTTAATAGAAAATGGAGAGACAGGATTGAGCATTGCATTCGACATGCCAACGCTATATGGTTTTGACTGCGACAATGAAAGATCACACGGCGAGGTTGGCAAGTGCGGTGTAAATGTATCATCATTGTACGATATGGAAAGGATCTTCGACGGCATAGACCTTTCAAGGGTAAGCACATCAATGACCATAAATGCACCTGCTGCCGTTTTGACTGCAATGTACTTTGCACTTGCCAAAAAGCAGGGTCATCCACTTGAAAAGATCTCCGGAACCGTCCAGGCCGATATATTAAAGGAGTACATAGCACAGAAGGAATGGATCTATCCACCTGAGGCGCATTTAAGATTAATAAAGGATATGATGGTCTTCTGTACAAAGAACGCACCGAAATGGAATTATATAAGCGTCTCTGGATACCATATAAGGGAGGCTGGCTCCGATGCTGTGCAGGAGCTTGCATTCACACTTGCCGACGGGTTTTATTACATAGATCTTGGCATAAATGCAGGTTTAAACGTTGATGATTTTGCACCGAGAATATCATTCTTTTTTAATTCATCAATAGATTTCTTTGAGGAGATCGCCAAGTTCAGGGCTGCAAGGCGCATATGGGCCACTGTTTTAAAGGAGAAATACAATGCAAGGAATCCAAGAAGCATGATGTTAAGGTTCCATACACAGACTTCAGGTTATACATTAACATGGCAGCAGCCCCTGAACAATATTATAAGAACAACTGTTGAGGCAATGGCTGCAATACTTGGTGGAACGCAGAGCCTGCATACAAATTCATACGACGAGGCCTGGGCACTACCGTCAGATGAGGCTGTCAAGGTTGCATTAAGAACGCAGCAGATACTTGCCGAGGAAACAGGCATAGCAAATACAATAGACCCCCTTGGAGGTTCATATTACATTGAGAGGTTAACATCTGAAATGGAGGAAAGGGCATACAAATATTTAAATGAAATAGAGAGGATGGGTGGCATATTAAATGCAATAAAGTCAGGATATATACAAAGGGAGATCGCTGAAACATCATATAAGAGGCAGATGCGCCTTGAAAACCTTGAGGACGTCATGGTCGGTGTCAACAAATACATAGAAAAGGACGAAAGACCAATAAACACGTTAAAAATAACAGAGGAATCTGAAATTGAGCAGATAAATAAATTCCATGAGTTAAAGAAAAGAAGGGATATAAATAAGGTAAAAAGATCCCTGGAAAACCTTAGAAAGGCCATGGAGGGTGATGAAAACACAATGCCATATATAATTGATGCAGTTGAGGATTATGCAACCCTTGAGGAGATATCAAATATTGGGAGGGAGGTCTTTGGAGAATGGAAGGAACCAAAAATACTTTGAAAGGCCAATAAAGGTGCTTCTCGCAAAACCGGCAATAGATGGCCACGACCGTGGCATCTTTGTGCTTGCAAATGCATTTAGAAACGCAGGCATGGAAGTACTATATCCAGGGCTGCTGCCAACACCTGAAGAGGTCGTTGACATAGCAATAAACGAGGATGTTGATGTCATAGCCCTAAGTCTGTTAAACGGCGCCCACATGACCGCATTTAAGAGGGTTGCCGATCTTTTAAGGGAAAGGGGAATAGATGACATAGCAATCGTTGGTGGCGGCATAATACCTGATGAGGACAAGCCAAAGCTTGAGGCCATGGGAATAACAGGCAACTACGGCCCTGGAACGCCATTAAAGGTAATAATAGAACATGTAAGGAAGAGGGCCATGGAGGCAAGGGAGAAGAGATGGAAGCATGTATCTGGATCAGATAATAGCAGGTCTTAAATCCGGTGACAGAAGATCAATAGCAAGATGCATATCAATAATGGAGAACGGCGATGACGATGATAGAAGATATATAATAGAAAGGATATTTAATCTTGGCAATGCAAGGATAATAGGCATAACAGGCCCGCCCGGTGTTGGCAAGAGCACAATAATAGGAAGGCTCGCGCCAATGCTGAATAATAAGGCTGTTACCTCAGTACTGGCAATTGATCCTTCAAGCCCATTTTCAGGCGGTTCAATACTTGGAAACAGGATAAGAATGCAGGAATCACTTTCAAAGTATGGAATATACATGAGAAGCACAGCAAACAGAATGTATGAGGGTGGGCTTTCAGAATACACCTGGGATATAATAAAGGTTCTTGAGGCATCAGGTAGCAGAAATATAATTATAGAAACCGTTGGATCCGGACAGGCAGATCTTGATATAATGAACTATGCAGATATAACACTGGTTGTGCTATCACCTGGCCTTGGTGACGAGATACAGGCATTAAAATCTGGTTTAATGGAGATAGGCGACATCTTTGTTTTGAACAAGATGGATCTTGAGGGCTCTTACCTTGCAATGAAGGAAATAATGAATGTATTATCAATAAAGGATAACAGGCCGCCGGTTATAGGAATAAATTCAATAACAGGCGAGGGCTATAATGAACTATTATCAGAGATTGAAAAAATAAAAAAGAACAATAAGAATCTAAGATACAAAAGAAAGCTTAAACAGGTTATAATATCGGATCTTTACAAAAGGTACTCATCGATTATAGAGAACATGGTTATAGATTATAATATTGATCCGTACAGCCTTGCCAATGATATAATAAAGATAGAATGATAGCTCCGGGCAGATTCGAACTGCCGTCGACTGGTCCAGAGCCAGTAATGCTTGGCCGCTACACCACGGAGCTGCAAATACTATATACTAATTAGATATATTTGTTTTATGTTTATTCTTGGTAATAAATTAAAATTATCGGTTTTTGGATCATCACACGGTAAATACGTTGGCGGCTCCATCGATGGTCTTCCTGCAGGAATAAGCATTGATTATGATTATTCAAGGAAGTGGCTTGACAGAAGGAAACCGGCACAGAGCGAGATAACAACACAGAGAAAGGAGGACGATGATGTTGAGATCATAGCCGGGATTCATAATGGCTACACTGATGGATCGCCCCTGGTATTTTTAACAAAAAATAGAGATTACATAGACAGGCATTACGATGATCTTTATTACAATCCAAGACCGGGGCACGCAGATCTAACAATGTACTATAAATACGGGGATTACAGAAACTTTGAGGGTGGTGGCTTCTTCTCTGGCAGAATGACGCTGCCGCTGGTATTTGCAGGTTCAATAGCCATGAGGATGCTGAGGGACATGAACATAACTGTTGTTTCGTATATAAAAAAATCCATGGATATAGTTTACAATAATGATGATGACTTCGATGAGGATTATCCATACAATTTCTCAACAAGGATTCCTGATAAGTATCTTGATGAAAGACTGCATGCATTAATAATGAAAACAATAAAGGAAGGCGACAGCCTTGGTGCTGTTATAAGAACAAGGATAAACAACGTTCCGCCAGGCATAGGCGAGCCATTCTTTGATTCAATAGAATCAAATATATCCAAGGCCATGTTTTCCATACCGGCTGTAAAGGGCATAGCCTTTGGCGCCGGTTTTAACCTTTCAAATATGAAGGGGTCTGAATCAAACGATGAGTTCTATTACGACGAAAAAGATAAGAGAATAAAGACCAGGACAAACAATGCCGGCGGCATTTTAGGAGGCATAAGCAATGGCATGCCCATAGAGTTCGATGTCGTTGTAAAGCCCGCATCATCAATAAGGATAAAGCAGAAAACTGTGAATCTAAAAACACTTGACGTGAGCGAGATTATTGTAAAGGGCAGGCATGACCCATTTATAGCATTCAGGGCGGTTCCGGTTGTTCAGTGCATGTCCGCATTTATAATCCTTGATTTTATTCTAGAGGAGCAGCATGAAAAACATTAAATATTTAAATGCCAGAATTGACGTTATTATTGATAGCAATAAAACCACGGCTATTGAGTACTTTGCACGCTTCAGTGATGAGATGACCGTATTTATCAATATCTGGAATGAGTTTTCCTCACCCATCCTGACCTTTACATAGGATGTGCCCATGCCCATCTCAACGAGTTCTATATCATTTATCGATTTTTTTACAGCCTCTGCTATTGCATCTGCCACCTGCTGTGGATCCTTTGCGCCAAGTGGATTTACATCAAGATTGCTGGCATTTGCAAGATGGTTATCCGTTGTATAGATCTCAACATCGAAGTCAAATTTTGATCTTACCAGATTCATTGCCTCCTCTGTTATATTATTTGAATCTGTTAAAACAATACTCTGGTAGTTATCCGTCTTTAATGTTATGGCCTGTATACCAAGTGGGCCAAGGCTTTCTATATTACTTTTAACGGAGCCAAAGCCTATCATGGCATCGTATTTTGTTTCCATGCTTTTAAACAGCCTCTGTGCACTGTTTAAAAACATTGAAAGGTCGTTTAATTCCGGTGCATTCCTGGTAAAGCAGTTCTGTGCATCGATAACGGCAAAGTCCTCTGAAACGTTTTTCATTGCCTTTATTAGTTTTAAACCCTCCTTTAATGATATATCATCGAATTTTTTCTCGTCCGGTATAATTGCAGATAAACCATAGTTTCCAAATCTAAACATGGACATTGAATATCCATTGATTCTTAACTTTTCAATCTTTGATATCCTTGATGAATAATTAATCTTCTTCAATGATGATTTTACTGCACCGGCAATGTTTTTTATATCTTCCTTTCCGCAGCAATTGTTGCTATTCGTTGTTGCGGTGTGAAACACCATTATATTTTCAAGGCCAAGCTCAGCACTCAGCTTGTAAGGCAGATTGCTTGAGCACAGATTGCCGTATGGCCCTGGATGAACGTATGGAAACACCATTAAAACCTTTGTTTTGCCGTTTGACCTTATATCGACGGTTTTTACCGGTATCTCGCGGATTTTGTTATAAACCTTGCTGAAAAAGTTGTCAGCTACTGCGCCTATCTGTGATCTGCTTATAAAGAAGTTTATAAGCTCTGCAGGCTTTGATTTGTATCTCTTATAAAAGTTGCTTGTGCTGAACCTTATAAAGAAGATGGCAAATGCAACGTATATTAATGATGATATTATAAATGGTATGAAGTAAACAACCTTTAGGTATTTATAATAAAATATCAATGATATTATTATAAATGAAAACGTGTAGCTCATTGATGATATGACAAGGCTTAATGATCTATTCGGGAAGTATATATAAAGTATTAAAAATCTAAAGAATGCAGCAAATGAGATTGCAAGCATTGTCATGTATAATATATTAATGCCTATAACAAAGTTTAAAAGATATGCAGCGTAGAAGAATAAATTCGATATAAAAAATGATGCAAAGTCAAAGTATATTAATCTGTATACCGGGAACTGGCTTCTTGATATTTTTATAAAGATATAATCAAGAAAGTTTAATAATATATATGACGGCAGCAAGACAATGGCAACAAAGTATGCATTTCCAAGTATTAAATAATCTATCAATAATAATATGAAGGCAGGTACTATAAAGTAATACCATTCAGGCGAATGCCTTATATATTTTGACAGACCTGCCAGAGTCCTGTTCTTTTCCACGGGCTTTAATACCTTTTAAAGATATAAATGTATCTTAATAAAACTTTAAAATATCTTTTATTATGTCATCGCCTGTAAGAGAGCCCTCGGCATTCATTATATTAATGAAAACTTTGTGTGATAAAGATGACATTGATTTTATAAGGCTTTTATCATTCATCAATTTTATTATATTCTCCTTAAAATCTTTTAGATCGGAAACAATGACCGCTTCTTTTATATTATACTGCTCATAACCATTTAATCCGGTCTCGGTTGTTATTACCGGAAGGCCATGGGATAGATAATCAAGAATCTTTAAATTTCTTCCTGAGCCGGATGGTACGGGATTTATTGCAAATAATGCATTGCACAGTATTTTATCCTTTTCCTCCTCTGGAAGCATGCCGAGAAGCTTTAAATTACGCCTTTTGTTTTTTAATTTATGCGATGACACGCTGCCTATTATGTAAAAATCCATGTTAATATCACCTGCAATATCGTTTATAAACTCAAGTGCCCTTATGTTTGGCTCGTACATTGAGCCTATAAAGACGATATAATTGCTGTTTATTCCATTATATTTAAATTCCCCTGACAATGTCAATGGAACATAGTAAATCTTCTTTTTATCAACGCTGTAAATGTTAACAAAATTGTCAATGTCCCTTCTTGATAATGATATAACAATATCTGACTTTTTCAGTATTTCATGCTCTATGCCTTTTACATAGTTTTGATAAATATTGTTCTGCCTTAAAAGGTATTCAACGTTATGTGCATCGTAGATGATTACCTTGTTGTTTAGATAATCCTTAAAAAGACGGTACTGCCATGGGCCCTCGAAGACTATGATTTTATTTTTTTCTATTTCATTTAATGCATCGTTGAAATACTTTTTCCTTAGATACCTGCCCTGCGATAATAATATTTCAAATGATCTGTTTCCCCTTAAATATGACATGGCCATTAATAAATAATCATGGTACTGTGCCGCCCTGTCATTGCTTTTATCAAGGTATGATAAACCTCCTATGGACATTATCTTACTATTGCTGAACAGCGAGTAGCACCTCTTTGAGTATGCGCTTGAGTATTCCGGTATCACCTTTCCGTGGCACAGCTGAAGTATCATATTTCAAGTGAGTTATACTCTTCTGGTATGTAAATATTCCTTGATTTTATCTCGTTTAATGATAAATCCGATAGATGCATTGGAACAAGCATGGCCGAGCCGCTCCTTTTAAGGGCCTCAATGGCCTGTGAGACTGTTGAATGGCCATGCAATGCAGCCTCATTTTCCATGCCTGATGGATAGGTTGCCTCATGCATTAAAACATCTGATTTGTATGCGCCGTTTATAATCTCATCTGACAATGATGTATCTCCTGAGAAGAACAATGTTTTATCCATTTCAATTCTATATCCATAATCAGGTGCCGGATGTTTTCCATTGAACCTTTCTATGCCATCAAATTTATCCAAAACCTTAAAATTGTAGAAATTCTCCGGACTGTAATATAATTTTAAAAGCTTTTTTATCGAGTCCTCAATATTCTCAGGACCGATAATTAATAATGGATCGCAATTTGACATTGATCTGTGCCATATTAATTCAATCAGGCCTGAAAAATGGTCAAGATGCATGTGTGTTATTAATACAGGGTTTATATCGCATGGATTTACATCCATTTCAAGAAGGGCCTCTACTGTATGCGGACCGCAGTCCACAAGGATGTTTTTGTTTATCAATATCGATGAGTTTCTCTTTCCCCTTTTTAGCCTGGCGCTCCATGTACCAATAAAATCTATGTGCATGCATGAATAATAAAGATAATTAAAAAAATATTTGCATTTTTTAACTATATCTTGTTTTCTATGTAATAATTAATAATCTTTTTAAGGCTCTTTCTTAATATCTCTGAAAGCGATGCTGTTGATATATTAAGATCCCTTGCTATTTCTGTAAGCGACTGATTCCTATCATTGTTAAAATATCCACGCTTATATATTTCAATTATGATCTCCTTTTCACGGTCTGTTAAATTGTCATTTTCATTTTCTGACATGTCTATTATAGAATAATCAATGTTTTTTGATCTTAATTCATTTTCCAGCCTTTTTAGTTCAGCAATATCTGGAAGAATTATATTATATATGATATTTTCTGATGATAATGATTTTGTTCCTGTTATTACATCGTCAAACTTGCCTATTACAGAGCATGAGCTGCAGCAACCTGATTTTGCCCATATAACACGCCTGCCTGATATAAAAACATCTGATACAGCTTTTAATTTAATTGCAGTTTCCCTTGTCTTATCAGAATTTATTATAATTCTATGTATTGTTTGAATTCCGTCTATTTTAACCCGCTCAATGGATGCACCAGGACATTGATTGTAAATATAATTTGTGACCTCGCAGTCATCGCGCCTGATCTGAATGGCCACCCTGACACCGGTTTTTAAATTCATTAAATAAAAATGTTAATTTAAATAAAAAATTATTGATTATCTTTTTCATATGAATAATTATTGTATTTCGAGCGGTACCAGACTGCGGTCATAACGATAGTAACTATGACAAAGAAGCCTGTTATTGCAACAGAGTATCCATCTGGATCATAGCCATTGTATGTTCCCGATGTAAGCGCCGCGGTTATTATAATAATACCGGTCATGAATATTATAAATGCCTTTATTCCGGACTCTGATCTTCTTTCAGGCTCATTTTTCTCTCTTGATTTTTCCTCTGATTCTATTACATCCATTTTAATCAACCCTCCTGTATATTATATGCGATACCATTAAAAGAAAGACCATGACAACGACGAAGAACTCGAGGCTGCTCACGGCCATCTGAAGATCGCCGCTCAGTATATGCCCTGAGGCACAGCCATCGGCCATCCTTGCGCCAAGCAGCATTAAGA contains:
- a CDS encoding acyl-CoA mutase large subunit family protein, giving the protein MNYWESKIDEIERSLKTGDKYKKWRGDVLDPWNKKTNYNEREYYNSSRIKIKELYDRDDLPSNIDDILGYPGVYPYTRGIYPNMYRGKLWTMRMFSGFGTPEETNRRLKYLIENGETGLSIAFDMPTLYGFDCDNERSHGEVGKCGVNVSSLYDMERIFDGIDLSRVSTSMTINAPAAVLTAMYFALAKKQGHPLEKISGTVQADILKEYIAQKEWIYPPEAHLRLIKDMMVFCTKNAPKWNYISVSGYHIREAGSDAVQELAFTLADGFYYIDLGINAGLNVDDFAPRISFFFNSSIDFFEEIAKFRAARRIWATVLKEKYNARNPRSMMLRFHTQTSGYTLTWQQPLNNIIRTTVEAMAAILGGTQSLHTNSYDEAWALPSDEAVKVALRTQQILAEETGIANTIDPLGGSYYIERLTSEMEERAYKYLNEIERMGGILNAIKSGYIQREIAETSYKRQMRLENLEDVMVGVNKYIEKDERPINTLKITEESEIEQINKFHELKKRRDINKVKRSLENLRKAMEGDENTMPYIIDAVEDYATLEEISNIGREVFGEWKEPKIL
- a CDS encoding cobalamin B12-binding domain-containing protein, whose product is MENGRNQKYFERPIKVLLAKPAIDGHDRGIFVLANAFRNAGMEVLYPGLLPTPEEVVDIAINEDVDVIALSLLNGAHMTAFKRVADLLRERGIDDIAIVGGGIIPDEDKPKLEAMGITGNYGPGTPLKVIIEHVRKRAMEAREKRWKHVSGSDNSRS
- a CDS encoding ArgK/MeaB family GTPase, coding for MYLDQIIAGLKSGDRRSIARCISIMENGDDDDRRYIIERIFNLGNARIIGITGPPGVGKSTIIGRLAPMLNNKAVTSVLAIDPSSPFSGGSILGNRIRMQESLSKYGIYMRSTANRMYEGGLSEYTWDIIKVLEASGSRNIIIETVGSGQADLDIMNYADITLVVLSPGLGDEIQALKSGLMEIGDIFVLNKMDLEGSYLAMKEIMNVLSIKDNRPPVIGINSITGEGYNELLSEIEKIKKNNKNLRYKRKLKQVIISDLYKRYSSIIENMVIDYNIDPYSLANDIIKIE
- the aroC gene encoding chorismate synthase, giving the protein MFILGNKLKLSVFGSSHGKYVGGSIDGLPAGISIDYDYSRKWLDRRKPAQSEITTQRKEDDDVEIIAGIHNGYTDGSPLVFLTKNRDYIDRHYDDLYYNPRPGHADLTMYYKYGDYRNFEGGGFFSGRMTLPLVFAGSIAMRMLRDMNITVVSYIKKSMDIVYNNDDDFDEDYPYNFSTRIPDKYLDERLHALIMKTIKEGDSLGAVIRTRINNVPPGIGEPFFDSIESNISKAMFSIPAVKGIAFGAGFNLSNMKGSESNDEFYYDEKDKRIKTRTNNAGGILGGISNGMPIEFDVVVKPASSIRIKQKTVNLKTLDVSEIIVKGRHDPFIAFRAVPVVQCMSAFIILDFILEEQHEKH
- a CDS encoding DUF2070 family protein, with protein sequence MEKNRTLAGLSKYIRHSPEWYYFIVPAFILLLIDYLILGNAYFVAIVLLPSYILLNFLDYIFIKISRSQFPVYRLIYFDFASFFISNLFFYAAYLLNFVIGINILYMTMLAISFAAFFRFLILYIYFPNRSLSLVISSMSYTFSFIIISLIFYYKYLKVVYFIPFIISSLIYVAFAIFFIRFSTSNFYKRYKSKPAELINFFISRSQIGAVADNFFSKVYNKIREIPVKTVDIRSNGKTKVLMVFPYVHPGPYGNLCSSNLPYKLSAELGLENIMVFHTATTNSNNCCGKEDIKNIAGAVKSSLKKINYSSRISKIEKLRINGYSMSMFRFGNYGLSAIIPDEKKFDDISLKEGLKLIKAMKNVSEDFAVIDAQNCFTRNAPELNDLSMFLNSAQRLFKSMETKYDAMIGFGSVKSNIESLGPLGIQAITLKTDNYQSIVLTDSNNITEEAMNLVRSKFDFDVEIYTTDNHLANASNLDVNPLGAKDPQQVADAIAEAVKKSINDIELVEMGMGTSYVKVRMGEENSFQILINTVISSLKRAKYSIAVVLLLSIITSILAFKYLMFFMLLL
- a CDS encoding glycosyltransferase; the encoded protein is MILQLCHGKVIPEYSSAYSKRCYSLFSNSKIMSIGGLSYLDKSNDRAAQYHDYLLMAMSYLRGNRSFEILLSQGRYLRKKYFNDALNEIEKNKIIVFEGPWQYRLFKDYLNNKVIIYDAHNVEYLLRQNNIYQNYVKGIEHEILKKSDIVISLSRRDIDNFVNIYSVDKKKIYYVPLTLSGEFKYNGINSNYIVFIGSMYEPNIRALEFINDIAGDINMDFYIIGSVSSHKLKNKRRNLKLLGMLPEEEKDKILCNALFAINPVPSGSGRNLKILDYLSHGLPVITTETGLNGYEQYNIKEAVIVSDLKDFKENIIKLMNDKSLIKSMSSLSHKVFINIMNAEGSLTGDDIIKDILKFY
- a CDS encoding MBL fold metallo-hydrolase; its protein translation is MHIDFIGTWSARLKRGKRNSSILINKNILVDCGPHTVEALLEMDVNPCDINPVLITHMHLDHFSGLIELIWHRSMSNCDPLLIIGPENIEDSIKKLLKLYYSPENFYNFKVLDKFDGIERFNGKHPAPDYGYRIEMDKTLFFSGDTSLSDEIINGAYKSDVLMHEATYPSGMENEAALHGHSTVSQAIEALKRSGSAMLVPMHLSDLSLNEIKSRNIYIPEEYNSLEI
- a CDS encoding helix-turn-helix domain-containing protein, producing the protein MNLKTGVRVAIQIRRDDCEVTNYIYNQCPGASIERVKIDGIQTIHRIIINSDKTRETAIKLKAVSDVFISGRRVIWAKSGCCSSCSVIGKFDDVITGTKSLSSENIIYNIILPDIAELKRLENELRSKNIDYSIIDMSENENDNLTDREKEIIIEIYKRGYFNNDRNQSLTEIARDLNISTASLSEILRKSLKKIINYYIENKI